In Anaerolineae bacterium, a single genomic region encodes these proteins:
- the acpP gene encoding acyl carrier protein: MTKEEIFQKVKKIIVEVLGVPEEKVTLEARFREDLEADSLDLVELVMAFEEAFGGTISDEEAQKIITVGDAVNYIYERFAAA, encoded by the coding sequence ATGACCAAGGAGGAGATTTTCCAGAAGGTAAAGAAAATAATCGTGGAAGTTTTGGGGGTCCCCGAAGAGAAAGTGACGCTGGAGGCTCGGTTCAGAGAAGATTTAGAAGCGGATTCTCTGGATTTGGTAGAGCTCGTGATGGCTTTTGAGGAAGCTTTCGGTGGCACTATTTCTGATGAGGAGGCCCAGAAGATTATCACCGTTGGCGATGCCGTGAACTATATCTACGAGCGTTTTGCCGCAGCCTGA